The genome window CACTATCTGTTCGCCGCAATCGCAATGCTGGGTCTCTTGGGTGGGTGCTCGAGCCCGCCCCAAGCCAAACTTCAGGCCTCTATCGGAACCTACAACGCCACCACCGCCGGGCGGTCGTACGTGCTGGTGCTGCGCCCCCAGCAGCAGCCCAACAGCATTACGGTAAATGTAAGCGGGCCGGGTGGCTACAGCGAGAGCATCACCCTGCAGAGCGCCTCCTCCCGCACCCCCTCGGGGGTGTGGTGGCAGGTGGGCTGGGATGCTGGCCCCAGCCTGAGCAGCGGCACCTATACCTTCTCGGCGCTCATAGACGGCCAGACCGAGCAGGTCTCGGTGGAGGTAGACGCCAGCAGCACCCTGACCCAGCCCACCGTCAGCATCGGGAACAATCCCACCACCCGTTCGGTTACGGCCTCCTGGAACCAAATACCGGGCGCTCGGGCATTCCTGGTACGGCTGGTCAACCGCACCACCGGTAGCGTGGTCGCCAGCGCGCGGGTCACTGCGTTCACCGCCACCTTTGGTAGCCTGAACCTCAACACCAGCGACCAGTACGCAGTGGAGGTGTACGCTGCCAGCAGCAACATCGCCAACGATCCGCCCATCGTTGCGGGCCAGTTCAATATGTCGCTGGGTGAGAGCGCCAGCTTCACCGTGAGTCCAGCGCCGTAAGGCCGGAAGAACCCCGTGGTTCGCCCGGTATGCTGTTGATATGCAAGACCTGGCCGCACAGGTGCAAACCTACCTGCAAATCTACGACCCCCTGGGCATGGGCGAGCTGGCCCCCCCAGAGCAGCTTTATGGGCCGGTGGTGGCGGAAATCATCGAGCGGTTGGCGCTCGTCCATAGCGCCGAGGAGGCCGCCCAGGCCATCCACCGCGTGCTGTACCTGACCTACGGCAACCAGGCCGGCCCTGTGCGCAACTACGCCGACCTGGGCCGGGATCTATTCAGGCTGGTACAGCAGGGCACATGAACCCTGCATGGTGCCCGAAGCCCTAGACCCCCATCCCCTCCGCCATTACCCTGATGCTTATGACTACTGAAGAACGCCTGGCCCAGCTACCCCCCAGACTGCAAAGCGTGGTGAAAACCCTTGGGAGCGCACCCAAGGTCATCAAGACCGAGATGCTGCTGGAGTTTGCCAAGAAGATGCCCCCTCTGCCCGAGGGTATGCAGGGCAGGCTCGAGCAGGTACACGAATGTACCACGCCCTTTTTCGTGCACGCCGAGCTCGAGAATAACCAGGTGCGCCTGTTTTTCGACGCCCCCAAAGAAGCCCCCACTGTGCGGGCTTTTGCCGGGCTGCTGGCCGAGGGGCTGGAAGGCGAAACGCCCGAGGCCGTGCTGGGCGTACCGGAGGACTTCTATACCCTCGCCAAGCTGGAAGAAATCATCACCCCCCTGCGGCTCAGGGGCCTGCAGGCCGTACTGGCCCGCATCAAGCGCCAGGTGCGCGAGGCGCAGGGGTAAAAATCAGGGTTTGGACGACGAGCGCTTGTCGCTAGCCGGCGCAGCCCCTGCAAACTGCTTCAGGTAGCTGCTGCGGCCGTAGCTTTGCCGGCCCACGCGCACCACCTGGACGCCCTCGAGTTCAAAGGCAACCCGCAAAACCGCCCGCAAGAGCCTGGGGCTGTGTGGGTCTTCCAGCACCAGCACCCCACCGGCGAGCTGCCCCCAGCACGTCTCTTCGCGGCTCCAGAACTGCCACAGGCCCAGCTCTTCCTCGGCAAACACCTCGAGGCCCTCCTGCCGCACCCGGTGGCGGTAGGGGTGGGGCCGGAAAAACTCATGGGCATACTGCCGGTACAGCGCCTCTTCCAGCGCCAGCAGGTCGGCGCGCAGCCGCAGGCGGGCGCGGTCGGTCTGGTGGGGTTCGTATAAGCGCTCGAGCAGGGCCATGCGCAGGGCCTCGAGATCCTGTGCTTCGTCGGGGGGTTCTTCTTCCAGGGCCACCTCGCCGTAGGGGTCAAGCCGCAAGGCCGGTTTGCCCAGCAGGGCGGCCTCGGCCTCGGCGTAGGTGGGGTATTCCACCAGCACCCCGTCCTCCAGGCCCCAGAAACGGGTCGCCACCTTTTTAACCAGCTCCCGGTCGTGGGAGACGAACAGCAAGGTGCCGGGGTAGTCGGCCAGGGCCCGCTCGAGGGCCTCCAGCAGCTCGAGTTCGATATGGTTGGTGGGCTCGTCCATCACCAGCAGA of Meiothermus sp. contains these proteins:
- a CDS encoding DUF1871 domain-containing protein; translated protein: MQDLAAQVQTYLQIYDPLGMGELAPPEQLYGPVVAEIIERLALVHSAEEAAQAIHRVLYLTYGNQAGPVRNYADLGRDLFRLVQQGT
- a CDS encoding SufE family protein, producing the protein MTTEERLAQLPPRLQSVVKTLGSAPKVIKTEMLLEFAKKMPPLPEGMQGRLEQVHECTTPFFVHAELENNQVRLFFDAPKEAPTVRAFAGLLAEGLEGETPEAVLGVPEDFYTLAKLEEIITPLRLRGLQAVLARIKRQVREAQG